GGTATTGATTATTGTGGTGTTCCTGCCACCTCCGGCTTTGCGATTGGTTTAAACCTGAAATTCTAAACTACTGGAAGATGAAAAAATTATTGCTACTTATAAGTATACCGTTAGTAATCAGCTCCTGTAAAAAATGGGTTGATATCAATGATAATCCTAACAGCGCCAACTCTTCCGTGCCTGCAGCAGATCAGCGCCTTCCGCCGCTGCTGGCGCAGTTTACTGACGCATATGAAAGTACAGGTACCCGTACCGCCTTTCTTTCCCAGCAACTGGCCACCATTTATTCCAGCGGCGGCAGTAACTATAACCTGACCGGCTGGGTATCCAATGCCAGCAATATCGGCTGGCCCTGGCAGGCATGGTATGTAAACACCGTTATCAACGTAACTCCGCTGATTGCTGCCGCAGAAAAGGCGCAGGCCTGGCATTACGTGGGCGTAGCCAAGATCATCAAAGCCTGGGGGTTTGGTACCCTGGCGGATGTGTACGGCATGATGCCCTACGATCAGTTCGACCAGGCAGGCATCCTCACCCCTAAATTCGACGATGCACAGTACATACAAGGCAAAGTACTGGGCCTGCTCGATGAAGCCATCGCAGACCTTCAGAAAACGCAGGGCTCTGCAGCACCGCCACTGGCCAAAGGGGATATCCTCAACAACGGCAAAACCGATAACTGGATCCGGCTGGCTTACGGCCTGAAGGCGCGCTTTATGAATCATACCTCCAACCTGCCGGGTTTCAATGCTCAAACAGTACTGGATGCAACGGCTAAAGGCCCGCAAACAGCGATGCAGTCGAGCGTTATGCAGTATATTGATCAGGGGCCCAATGTTGCCGCTACCGACCAGGATGCGCTGCAATACGGCAATACGGCGCTTACAGCAAGGATCTCGCAGCTGTATATCAACTACCTGACCAATAACTATACAGGCGCCCCAACCGGCGCCAACAACATGGAAGATCCGCGCATTGATTCGCTGATCCCCAGCTCGGCGGATCAGAAGGGAGTGATGCACCGCACCAAAGGGGTGGATATGACCTCTGGTATCACTAAATCGGGGCCCAGGTCGTATACTTACAATCCCAACACCAATATGTTCTCCAATCCGGACTCCATATATGTGATCCTGCGTAAAACGCCTTATGCGCCCAACGCGACCGATCGCATTCAATCGACCGGCACCTGGTACACGAAGCGAGGCGCAAAAGGCCTGCTGTTCACCGATGCCGAGATGCGATTCATCGAAGCAGAGATCTATCTGAAGCAGCAGAAAAACAGCGATGCACTAACGGCATACAAAGCCGGCATCCGCTCGCATATGGAGCTGATTGGTATCCCTGACGCCACCATCGCGAAATTCCTGGCCAGCACCTCCGTGGAGCAGAATGCCGCCAACCTGACGCTCAGCAATATCATGATCCAGAAATACCTCGCACTTTCCTATTCGCCGGAGATGTGGGCGGATCTTCGCAGAATGAATTATTGTGCAGATGCAGCAGGGAATTACAATGAAGCTACGGGAGTGTATAAGGGATTCAAACGTCCGGTGCATGTGAATGCCATCAATTACCCGAACCAAACAGATTGGCCGCGCAGATTTGCAGTGGCCAGTTATGAAATTAACTACAACGTGGCAGAAGTGTTGAAAGCAGATCCGAATGCGAACACACCAACATATCTGACGGAAAGAGTGTGGTGGAATAAGTAAATTCAAAGAGGGGACTCTAATGATGAGTCCCCTCTTATACTATTCATTGAATGAGTTCAAATTACCCTATATTTAGGATACTAAAAGTAAACCACTATGAAACACTATATCTTTCTGCTGGCCACATTTGCATGGTCTCATGCTGCTTCAGCACAAAACAAAGACAGTGAATTATTGAAGAAATTAAACGAAGAATGGATAGGCTCTTACCCCACCAAAGATACATTGAAGATGAACAGCATTTTTGCAGATGATTTTGTACTCGTCAATCCTGCCGGCGTTAAAATGACTAAACGGGATATTTTCAGTAACCTTGCTCATTCCACCAATCCCGTTCTTACCGCCAAAGTAGATTCAGTTGAAATCAGGCTGTTTCACAATATAGGAATTGTCAATGCAAAAGCGAGCTTCACTTTCAAATCAGGAGAAGCAGGCAAAACCTGTTACATGGATGTTTATGAGAAGAGAGCCGGTAAATGGGTAGCTGTGGCAGCTCACGTCACCTCCCTTCAATGAACGTAATGTTATTTATACTTTCCCTTCTTTCCATCTTCCTTTTCTAAAATAATAGAAGGCTACCACAGCAATTAAAGCCTCTGCCACCGGTATGGCAATAAAGGCGCCTGTAGAACTCATATGCAGGCCGAGTGCCAGGAAATAAGCCAAAGGGCAATTACGACATTAAAATGCTCCTGGGAGCAACTATCATTCAACCTTTCTTGATATTATTTTTCCTGCCAGCTGAAGTAACAATAAAAAATTTTTCTCTAAATTACAGGGCATATACTGCTTACAGTATTTTTAAATTGTAGCTGGAATGCATACGCACTATTTGCTAACCTAATTCTGTTCAATAAGTAAAAACCTTAACCCATTGGTGCCTTCAGGCAATGTCAATATCCAATAGTATTTTAAAAAGTTAATCTATCTACAAAAATCAATACAGATATCTGTAGCTGTCTGGCATTTGCTAAACTATCTGCTGCAGGAATCATCGATTCTATTATACAAACCTAACTAAACTCTTTATTTCTTTAATCTTCTATAAAACTTCAAAAATGAAAAACACGAAACGGCATGTATACTGGTCAATTGGCCTTATAACATCGGCGATTGCATTTAGTTGCAAAAAAAATGAAACGCCTCTATTGCAAAAAAGTAATGCCGAAGCCAGTGCTTCAATAGATTCAATCCGGGCATTTATTGCGAATAAGAATGAAGTCAGACAAGGAGATGTAGGGTATGACTATCGAAATAATTATTTTTCGATATACCAGATAAATACTATTTCCTATAAAGACGCCCTTGCCGACTTCTTAAAAAACAAAACCACTACAAATGAAAAGCATTAAATCTACTTTCCTGCTATTGTTTTGTCTTCTTGCCACATTGACATCGAACGCTACTTTTAGCATTCTGGGTTTCGATATAGACAAGAAAAATTCAGAAGGAAATTTGAATCATGGGGGACTCGAAAAAACATCGTTCAGAGCAAGTTATACGCTAAGTAAAAATCCGGATGGCCAATTCAATTCAATCGTTGTAGATGTTATCTATGTATCAAACGACCAGTCCAAAATCATTAGCCTGGGACCAGCAAAAACATACTACGACGCAAGTACGCCAAGCGGCTCATTTTCAGACTATATAGATGCTGTCCTGGGGCCTGAACTATCAACGGGTAGAATATATCTGAGAATCAGATCTGCCACCACGCAACCAATGGAAATCAGGAGCAACAACAGCTTTGGTATTTCAACGACTACCAATCCGGATGGGGCGACAGAAGAGCAACTGGCAGCCAGAAAGACCATCAGGCCGGAAGGAGACAAACTCATATGGCTTACACCAGCCGGAGGTTATAGTACACCTGATCTGGTCACATTTTACTTAGTAGGCTACAGCACAAAGAAGGACGGAGTTATAGATCAATACTTATTCTCAGCAATCGATCCTCTACCTGGCGGTATTCAGATAAGAAAAGAATTTTATGCTTTTCTTAGACCAGCACCCAATACCATTCCGGTTTATCAATTTACAAAAAAATCTAATCGTAGCATTGTAATGTATAGCGCTATCATGCAACAAGACGACAGTATATGGGAGCTTGATGGCCGGGTATTTTATGCTTATCCCGGGCATGTCCGGTTTGAAACTAATACAATACCGGAACTTAATTACACCATCAATCTTTCTCTGAATAGAAGTACGGATGCACCGGAAAGATTATTTTATGCTACAGTAGCTCCCGAAACAACTAACAAACAGTGGAACTACGAATACATAGATGGCAAACAGGTATACTCAAGACCCTCGGTCTATGCAACAGGATTTAGTGTATTTCCCGCGTATAGGATGACTGCCTACCCTCGTCCTCCCCGTTAATTTGCTTAAAAAATTAAGCAGACATTGCACCAGGAAATGATGCGATGTCTGCTTCTTTTTTACTACAAGCATCGTTATGCGGCACTACCAAATAAACTCACATACCAGCTCATGCCTTTCATGCTCCGGAATCTTCCTACAATCCACTCTTCAACACCTGATACAACAGCTTATTCACTTTAGCCCCGCTACTAATCGTTATATCCGTATAATTCTTCTTCGGGAAAAAGATACTCGTCATCACCGTCAATCCCTGATCAGCAAACAACTCCACCGACGCATCATCTATCACCAATTCCAGATTCATCGCATCACCAGTCGCAAACCCCGGCGCAATATGCCTGCCAGCGAATCCCTTTTCAAAAGTTGTTTCTCCCGATTTTGTCCTGTCTATAAAATATTCATGTTTAGTATCATCATACCCTATTACCGTCTG
The genomic region above belongs to Chitinophaga sp. 180180018-3 and contains:
- a CDS encoding nuclear transport factor 2 family protein, which produces MKHYIFLLATFAWSHAASAQNKDSELLKKLNEEWIGSYPTKDTLKMNSIFADDFVLVNPAGVKMTKRDIFSNLAHSTNPVLTAKVDSVEIRLFHNIGIVNAKASFTFKSGEAGKTCYMDVYEKRAGKWVAVAAHVTSLQ
- a CDS encoding SusD/RagB family nutrient-binding outer membrane lipoprotein: MKKLLLLISIPLVISSCKKWVDINDNPNSANSSVPAADQRLPPLLAQFTDAYESTGTRTAFLSQQLATIYSSGGSNYNLTGWVSNASNIGWPWQAWYVNTVINVTPLIAAAEKAQAWHYVGVAKIIKAWGFGTLADVYGMMPYDQFDQAGILTPKFDDAQYIQGKVLGLLDEAIADLQKTQGSAAPPLAKGDILNNGKTDNWIRLAYGLKARFMNHTSNLPGFNAQTVLDATAKGPQTAMQSSVMQYIDQGPNVAATDQDALQYGNTALTARISQLYINYLTNNYTGAPTGANNMEDPRIDSLIPSSADQKGVMHRTKGVDMTSGITKSGPRSYTYNPNTNMFSNPDSIYVILRKTPYAPNATDRIQSTGTWYTKRGAKGLLFTDAEMRFIEAEIYLKQQKNSDALTAYKAGIRSHMELIGIPDATIAKFLASTSVEQNAANLTLSNIMIQKYLALSYSPEMWADLRRMNYCADAAGNYNEATGVYKGFKRPVHVNAINYPNQTDWPRRFAVASYEINYNVAEVLKADPNANTPTYLTERVWWNK